AGAGGTTTGAAACCCACTTCCACAATATGTAAACCAGCATCCAACCTCCAGACTTTGAGCATAGTTAACTTAAAAGCCTCACAATTAATCCTACGTTTCGTGATGATCTTCCCCACAAGATAGAATCGACCCTCTGTCAATGTTTGTTCAACATCAGAGTCTGAGATAGTAATAACTTCCTGTTCAATACGGGTAAGACTAAGGGAATTCCACTATTTGATAAAATCCTCAGCcataataaacaaaacaaacgaAACAAATTGGTAACATCCAATGATAGAATCGCCTACCACACCAAGTGAAGGCATACACTTCTCCTCAAGGAACTATAGCAGAACTTGAGAGAAAACTTCCTGGAAATAACCGTTTCCTCAATCGCCGGAGGTCATGTTATCTAGACTATTCCAGcacatttatatatagttattagttatagtattagtattagtgtattattagttatagcaaataagttaataattattactaatttactatatactaatagactaatagtattggcatattattaatatatattaatatgtataatagtatactatatatattaaatatatcacaatataattacataagtattaaacaaaatgtaataagattttaaaaaaaaaaatcaaccgtGGATCGAATAGATCGACCGGATTAAATGAGACCTGACCGTCCCAACTCTTTGggagttcggtctggtccagAGTAAGAAAACTTTGAACCGAATAGGTTTGGTCTGGTCTGGAAAATCTCTCCCGACTGGACCGAACTCAACCCTAGTCATTACGGGGCAAATTTGGATCAGAACTCGAGTTGGATATTAACTCGGTTTTCGGATTGGGTATAGGACACCCAATTACGCCACCccatgccccccccccccccccccccccccccccccgggggggTTTTCGGATGTTAATACGAGTGAATTGCGAGGAAGGAGAAATCCTCTAAAAAAGCTTATAAGAATTTCCTTTGTAATCAGGGGGTTAGGGCTGCGTCGAGTAAACCTTATCAATTTCATTACAGCAAATTTCCCAATTCCTTACAAATATTCCTCCATCCATTACTCTACTTTCCTTATTACAATTGGAACCATAACATTATGAAACAACATTTTGGGATTCCCTCGACCAGTGTTCGATGTACCATAGAAGAGCAATTTTTAtggattattatttttctcgAGAAAGGAACTGGGGATTATTGAACTTGGAGCTGCTCTATTTCAATTTTCTACATGCTAGCATTTTTTTTCGTTCGTTTCGTTACGCGCAAAATCAATTTCTCCTGAAATCAGAGTTTTCGAcgagaaaaattctaaactcaGGCTCGTTGTTGGTATGGTTTTCTCTATCTTCAGCTTCTATGTTTATTGATTTGATAAATTAGAAACATGGAATTTATTTCTTCTGAACCTGCGAATAAGGTGACATTTTCACTGTCTCAGAACCTAAACAACAAAATGCTCCACTGACCCAAACCTTGCGTAATCATTGTCACTCACCTACTGCTTGATCTAAAGTCTCTTTGAGAActtattacttattttatttttctttataaatggtAAAGATTTAGGTCATGGCATTGTGGAAGAGACCGTGGCAGAATGATTTTGGGCACTTCATTGGGTTCCTTATCCATGCGAGGCTTTACAGCTCCAAGGTGGACTTAAGCAAGCTCAGGCCAATGATTCTAAAGCGAATCGAGAGCCGGGCCAAGGAATACCCGGTGCGCAGCATGGTGCCGGTAGCCCAGGAGGTCCTTAAGGCTCGATCAGTCCTCTTCCATGGCGTGTCCACTCTTCTCAAAGTCTTTCCCGTCATGGCCTGCAAGTAAGTCCAGCACCTTAAAAAGTTAGCCTTTTTCCGTATGATGAATGTGGGTGTTCCACTTTATGTAATTGATTGTGATGTATGGTTCCAAATTTCTACTTGTTTCATGATTTACGTGTatgattttattgatatatatgaGTGGTGAGGTTAACACTCTAGAGTGCTTGTTTTAGTGTTTTTGTGAAGATGTAGTTACTTATGCTATCTGATTTGATGCTACTTCATAGGTGAATTGGGTTTTTATGCCCCCTCCCCAAATTTCTATGCCTCTCACTACTAATTAGCTGTTATTAATCAACAGCTAATAGGGGAGCATTGTGTGCAATTTGTCTCTTAACATTCAGTGGAGGTCTAACATTGTTTTTATATGCTAAATAAGTTGCACACCACAGGGGACATGAATCCGTGACCCAACCACCAATCCATTATTGTGAGTGAAGATTCTATTCAGTCCAAAAGTCATTGGCATGTTTACTTGAAGGCTAGTTATTTCCAAAAGATAATTCATGTGAATTGGATGTGATTCTTCtcagttttttttaaatgttctcTTCCTCCAAGAGGAAATTGAGTCCGCATTTCTTGAAAATATACTTGCAGGTTCTGTCCAGAAGTATATATCGGTGAGAAAGGTCACTTAATTCAGACTTGCCATGGTTATAAGCGTCGTGCCAAGAATCGTGTTCATGAATGGATCAGTGGTGGTGTGAATGATATACTTGTTCCAGTAGAAACATTCCATCTACAGAACATGTTCCAAGACGTTATTAAACACCACCAGAGGTTCGATTTTGACCGTGTTCCTGCAGTTGTTGAACTGTGCTTGCAGGCTGGAGCTTATCCTAATGATGAAAATCTACACTCCAGCAGTACAATTGAACATGTACCTGCTGGAATTGAAGGAGCAGACTCATTGTCGCCTCATGAACTAATGATGGTTGCCAATAGAACTTTGAAAGCATGGGAGATGCTCAGAAGTGGTGTACTGAAGTTGTTGTTGGTTTATCCGGCAAAAGTCTGTAAATACTGTTCAGAAGTCCATGTTGGGCCATCTGGGCACAAGGCTAGGCTCTGTGGAGTATTTAAGTATGAGAGTTGGCGTGGAGGCCACTTCTGGAAGAAGgcagaagtagatgatttggtGCCTCCTAAGATTGTATGGAGGCGGCGGCCTCAGGATCCTCCTGTCCTTTTGGATGCCCATAGAGACTTTTATGGCCATGCACCAGCAGTGGTGGATCTGTGCGCACAGGCTGGCATTATTGTACCAACCAAGTATAATTGTGCGATGAAAGTGCAAGGTTTATCAGGACCTGTTCAACTCAAAGTTTGGAGCAGGATATAAGTTGATTTCTTAGCGGGTTGGCTTCAGGGAACTTGATCTCATTGGGTATAGCTCAATCCACCCGGAGAGTGATATTTTGGGTCACTCATAAAAGGTTTATGGGTATGTATTTTTGCTTCCAATTTTGTTAGCATGGCCAATAACCCAACCAGGAATAGAATAATAGTTTTATATGAACGCATGTGGTTTAATTGTGATGTTTGTACATTTCTCTTGGTAATAATCGGTTGCCTTGTATGATAGTTTCCTTCTGGGGAAAATAGTTGCCCCACGTTATACAAGTCGGTAACCTCATGCtttattttagagttttaaaactccataattttcaaattatgcTTTGTCATTGAAAACATTTTCGTTACTTGTTCATGATATCTATACGGTCTAATCTGATTCACAATTTTTTTGGAGTTCAGCGACTTCAGACTTCTTAGTTCTTACTAAGCATTTGTGATCTGGCATACAATTTGCATTTTTTTGTCACAACACTAGGTACTGTGATGAACGAGAAGGCAGCTTAGGACACATTTATTgactttaaattattaaaatcaatgaAACGATCAAAACTCAAATGGATATCGAGGGGAaaattttgtcatatattttcttttcttctttaatatatgcttattattattttattcatatcaAGCTATGGTTACATCAGTTCCTGTTATTTATGTGAAATTACTCTGATTTCAAATTTGCAAAGAGTGACAAACAGTTCACTTAATTTCTGTTCTAACAGTCTTGAGGAACGTATCCCATACTCTCTTTGATCGAAAGATTCATCTTCCAGCTCTAACCCAGAATAGAAAGTACTGATTTTCTCTTTGAGACTTCGCAGGGTTTGTGCAGCATCTACCTCTGCAAGAAACAGCCTAGCGCCCGAATTTTCACTACAATCTGGATTCTCCTACAATAGTTCAGTGGAGGTAACATATTAGCGTGGATTTGGTGATGAGTCAATTTTTGTACCTTAAAAGGCAATTGGATAGTCTTTTCCGTCAAGTCCATCTATCCTGATACAGAAAGAGTCTTGTTAAAGCCACATGGACAACAAGAATTGCTACATCTTCCTTCTAATTTCAAGAACAAGTTCTTCGAGACACTCTTCAAAGAAAAATTGGCGTGCCTTATAAAAATGATTTCCTTCACTGTGTCACAAAAAACGTAGCCTACTTAATTGCTAAGGCTGAAGGATTAACGAAGAGAGGACAACCCACTGTTAATATTCTTACGTTTAGTCAAAGAAAATGTAGCCACAAAAACGCCCCAAGTTCTTTCTCGGTTTCCCGGTATGATGTCTGCCTCGACGAGGAGGAGATGGGTGTTCTGCTGAGACATTTGTGTCTTAATGGGAACCAAAGAACATGAATGGGTATTCCTAAAGGTATTCCAAAAACATTCATTTCAATTCTTCTAACTTCTAAGACATTCAAATTCCCAGAAGAATGGGAATAGAAAGGAATGGAAATAGGCGCTTCTATTAAGAAGTGTAAAGGTGGTATAgagttttgaaaagaaaggaatagGAGATGGAAGGGTTTTCCATAGCAGCTATTGTCGGTGTTCTCCACAATAGTACTATAATATGGCAAAGTTTTATAGAAATGTAATATATGACCTCCGCAATCtacatatatagatattgaACGATAGGAATTGAGAGGACTAAAACAAGCTTTGCCTTGTACTTCAAACGAGTTAATGGACattgattttagtttttaaactTTATGCGGTTGGACAAGAGGCTTGCATTGCTATACCACACAGGCCTTCCTTCGCATCAACATCTCTTTGCATCCTTATATATACCCTTCTTCACCCCACTGTGTACCCCACGAGTTTTTCACTAGCCAGTACTTGGTCCCGTCATTAGTGATCCCATAACCAACAGCGGTAACACCATGGTCTAGGCTAGTGCCACACTCCCTTGTAAAAATACCACTTGAATAGAATTGGAAATCAAAACCTCCAGCATCTATAGCAACAGAAACGGGGTGATTAGCTACAGCTTTAAGAAGTGCCTTTTCGCTGTTGGCTGGCACATCTTCAAAGCCATTTATCTTGGCTACATGGATGGCTTCTTCCTTTGTGTTGCAAGTTCCATCAACACCCTTGTAAGGATAGTTGGCTTTTGTAGTGAGTCCTCGATTATGCTGGATGAATTGGAATGCGTTGTCCATCAAACCACCACCACAACTTTGATCAATTCCTTTAACGTCACAGTCAACCAATTCTTGCTCAGACAAAGAGATTAATTGACTAATTTATAGCTTCGTAATTCCTTCCATGGCTGCCAATGCTGAAAATGCCCATCAACATCCTACATTTCATCACTAAAAGGAGTTAACACTCTGAAAGTTAGTATAATTCATTTCAGAAGTACGCAATTACCACATTGGCCTTGGTCTTTGATGGGTGTTACAACTCATTTCTTTCTCCTTCTCATGAGTGTCCTCATATACACGTCCATAATGAGCCATCCATTCTTCATACTTTTCATGCATTGCTACATCTTGGAGGGTAGCAGCAGCTTGAGATGCCAAAACTCCCCGAGTGAGGATTAAAGCCAAACAAATGCATTGGCCATGGTTAGTGAACCCCATAATTTGTAATGGtttcaattaatatttgatgaattgaatgaatgaCTAGGATATTTGCTCCTGGGTTTTATATAGACAATCCTCCTTGAATTGCATGCTAGTCTATGGAAACGTTGGAAGAATTCGTCAACAGCGTACCCGAGTGAATTTCCCTATTTGGATCCATAAAGTTATTTAATTTGGTTGGCTTTGAATTGCCATTTTGGAGTTTGCTGTTACACACTCGTCTCTTCATGATCATATTGATCTATATTTATGTGTGAAATCATAAATTGATAGCAAGCATTTTTGTATTGGTACTGGGGTGTCTCACCCataaaatgaaaccaaaaaGGTCCAAGCGTAACGTtacgtttatttatttatttattgataacCAACAATTCATTCATTGAAACAAATAATTCCTTACAACAGATTGCTTTTGTCAAATCAAACATCTTGACTTACAACAAAAGACAAAAatcccaccacatttcaatatcaCTAACTTTCCAATCATGTCTTGCCAATTGATGTGCAAGAGTGTTCCCAAGTCTGTTAACATGCAACACTTGAACTTCTTGAAAACAAGTCAGCATTCTTTGAATATCTTGGAGTAGAAAATcaaaattagtaatataataagtaaaattgCAATCCTCTTAGCATTGCCGTAGCTTCAATAAATTCAGAGGACACAACCTCCCTTTCCACTTTACTGCAAGCGACTAGAACCTCACATTTATGGTCTCGAAGAAGCACTCCTACCTCAGCTATAtgttgataataaaatattgccCCATCAACATTCAACTTAAGGTAGCCTATTGGCGGAGAATTCCAAGATACAACATTCGTGATTTGgtattgttaaaaataaaatatctaagtCTATTTGAACTCGAATTTCAGAGATAAAGCCATTATTAACCACCATATGTGCTCCAAGAAGAATCTGTTCATATATAGACTTGTTTCTTGTATACCAAACAGCCCATGTAATTGCAATGAAAGTAGCCAAATTCTCTTAAGAACCTCTTTCCCGAGCCATATTAGCCAAACCCCAAAAACTCAAATCAGAATCAACATTTCTAAATAGCTGAACTTGATCTACATGCATCTATTTAATATCAGGACAATAAAAAAACAGCTGAACTTAACGTTACGTTTATCTGTGAAAGAAATGTTTTGAACACAAATAGAGACAATGTTGGATAAACGTTGTTTAATCCTCTGAAAGCATCATAGCGTTTCTACTGGTTTGTCCACTACTGGTAGGGTTAACTTGTACGGTAAATTGACAACGTAATCCACACAGCTTCAATGCCGTTCATCAATATCATTCTTTAGTTCAGtgtatcttataattttttgagtCTTTCACTGTAACACTTTGAGTTGATATATCTAAAATTACTATTTGAaccatacattaaaaaatatcaaaaattttatatacagtcacttttacatactcTTTTACGCACTccactaatgtgattgactacatcacttttttttaataaaaaataactgatTTGGCCAATTACATCagtaaaatacacaaaaataattttatgtaacagaactcaattaagaaaaaaatctaattgcaagcacaactgcacattaatatatgcaccaatctaatgtgattagtcaaaaagtaggttttattaaaaacaatgttaatttaaattttaaatataaaaaaataatattgatatatagattagtatataattttacttGTACATAGCAAAACAAACTCCtcaattaatatataagatTTGGACTTTCTATGTTTTCAAATTGGAATGGCCCCTTACGAGCATATTGAGCCCCATTGCAGCCTCATGCTCAAATGCTCTCAAATTACCTGTATTGTTGGGCTAGTTGAGCAGTCCCATTTGCtttgcttttatatgttttgtttttgaaaaattataccCATCATTCCTACATCACACACTAtacatgacttttttttttcttagcaaTTATGTGGTATTGTATGAATGACAAGTAGAAGAACTAAATTACTTTAGTttgaataaaaccaaaataaataaaaataaaaaataaaaacaagtttagtgTGTGAGATGCTGAGTAGCTAAgctctttctttttattgagCTTGGAAGTAATAGGAAGATTTAGAGGAATTTGtcgaatataaaataagaaaaatgtctTTTTAACcctaaattttttcatcttaaTTATATCTTATCTTTCACTATATCACATTTTAAGTGATAGACATGAATCTAGTTAAATGTGTGACACGAATATACCTACAATTGTGACTATGGatgataaaattctaaaacgaAGAGAGATATAATTGTGCCTTTCCATTTAAAATGTATTGATTGTCTGAATAATTTTCTGACCTATTCTGACTTGTGCTTGTTCTTTCCACTAAACTCGATTGGATTAACTTGAGACTTTTCTACATCGGACTTTGACTTCTTGTTCTTTGTTCATGTACTTTTGTTCGTCGCTAATAAATCTAAAAAGAGAGATGTGTTATAAACCATCTtatattgtatgaccacatttaactAGCCGTCAAACACATAATACTAGTCGTCAAAAGTATagttagctagccgtcaaatgcatagtgctagtcatcaaaagcatagtctcttttgtaaccatatatatataggtatattgatgttatatgatatacagatcaagagaatctcctctctcgctctctctcaatctcttgaaactctctcatttttcattgagttcataacacgttatcagcacgacactctccgttctctctctcttgctccctcttctctctctctctcttgccgaCTCTGAAATCCATGCTGCCAAAGCTTTCGGTTCTTCTGGTTTGCTACCAGGAGCTCTAGGACGTTCAAGAAGGATCTCCTCGGTCGAACCTATAGTGAGGCGGCTACCGACGTTCTCGTGCACAGCGTCGTCGAACGATTACGGAGGGAGAGAATTGCTGAGATTTTATACTCTCATGTTTTCGATTTTTGCTTATTATCACATGATCTGTAAAGCGATAATATTATCACTCACTTCAttcaattttttgtcttttaattACAAGCGAAACGATCCAACAAGCTGAACGATACAACGATCCAACAGCCGAGAGAGATGTAGGTTTCCGTGTGAGCTTCATGCAAGATCTGCGCGGCGACCGAACAGAGTATCAGGATGGATCTAATGGGTCATGACCTGGAAGACTTCCCTTATGAGGAAAGAGTTGTAGAGCTCCTCCAACGATGGAGGCAAGAAGCACAGAAGGGTGTACAAGCACGCTGAGGAGAAGCTAACTTTTTttatctctaatttttttttaagctgcAGAAGATATGAGGAACTTGAAACAGGGACTTGCACAAGAACGATCTTCGATTGGCAGAGCAGCTTCAAAAGCCAATCGTGAAAGAGCAAGAGATCGATCACCTGATGAGAACAAGAATCTGCAGTTTAATCTCAAACTCTGCTTCTCTGACAAACTTCTAGATCTGGACGGGGTCCTTTCGTTCGAGCTAGACAGAAAAACTCTGCTGCTCTACCCACTGGGTCCTTCCTTATCAGTTTACCACGagaattcatatattaattaacttTGGTTTAAAGATTTTACGTACGATAAAGAAAGATTGATATCTATGGCCGCTGATGTATATATACTCACTTCaaataggaaataaaaaaaaaaagttgtaaaaaaagagagaagagagacggAAATCTTGAAAAGATCATGATTATCTATGATGTCTTTTTTCAAATCTGACAATAGACCTGCAGGCATTGTACAACTTACAAGGGTGGGACCCTTACTATTTCGGCTTTATGCAACAAAGTCAGCAAAGAGGGCGTTTGTGGATTTTAAATTATCAATTGAGCTATGCCATGCTAATGAACAAGGTTCTATTGATTTTAAAATGCATATGGCTAGCTTTCTGATGAGCACAGATCATAAAGCATGAAATTACCAGTTCCAGTATGCATCATTGATATTTGTTTCATCTATTCGAGATCCAGAGGCTTGTCAATCATGGCTGTGAATGGTAAGTGAGTGGGAACTGTGAAAGGATgtgaaagaaaatggaagaaaagtCCGCTTTAATATCACGAAAGTTATGATGATACTAAAGATAGTAgtcttctatttcaagtaagtttttcaatatattatttgaaatctctaagatacaagttttatttgttcttttatacttgttataaattattgatgatatgatttatctgagaatggaaatggagtaTCCCTGAaagatcgccctaaatcaataatagcttttgagtatctcataatttAAATGGGTGATACTTGTACCccaagctcattatgatttatgcacctgaagttgcataattgaaattgtggaaagaatatatatttgaatgaacgtctcaaatgtgctcctgaagtatgctcctgaagtagcaatatcgagtatgctcctgaagtagcaatatgaaatgcaaacgttcacaatatattctaaatttatatatggtctttcagtgactgagcaaaataatgagcttttgataagaatcattagtcacgtcttactagatctacatcattccctgaaatgaatgataatgaatttatatcattctattccctgaagtgaaaagaatgatgcgtttcattcaaagaaactaagagattggacgtgataatgaatatcttttcgagtcagaagctcgtattggaaaagttataagttttctctttgagatgatattatacaattattgaatcaaatattatgatgcatcaaaaagtgatatgattcaaaatatttgtatcttttcatggttatcttgatcatctaaaatcaattatgataagtcgaatgattttcatatggacgtccataaaagaaccagaagattcttttaccataaagtcttaccaccagaagtggaaagaaaaaatttgcttgaagcaaataagatgaaattattcgacgttatcttgattatcatatgtgaaccagaagttcagatgataattaaattttggatgcaataagataaaaatgtctcatattctagctgctaaaatctcagcgaggattgaagtccctgtaggacaattaagaaattcagcagtctaaagacatgtctaaaagcatgtgagacttattgatacaaaagatagagcatctcaaaagagaaaaacacaaataatttggtgctcctgaagaggccatacccacagaacaagcaataaagtccatccaaattttctatataaaattctcctatataaatctCCGAAGAGTACCttctgaagaggtttttcatgaaaatgtcttcccttgaagagggacagatacctgaaaataacgagatctcgatacatttcatgaatattggagaaattatggatagaaataaaatcgttgtcgacaacgtatttccatatgagatggcaattgacattaccagaagtaatgatgaaagtgaatcaagaaccgtcgaaaaatacgacgtaaaatattggccaaatttgaaagaaacaattcctgcagaattgattcactaataaaatatgatgcatcgggacttatagtccaaacacctaaagaggtgatgcttgttgaatgtcagtgggtatttatggaaaggaaataaaaatgtgatatataaatcacgagtcagtttctcaattcctgcagaattgatatcactaagtaaaatgtgataaatatcgacttgaagtccaaacacctaaagatgtgatttttgttaaatatcagtggatatttatatacatgatataaaaagcctgaaacttttaatatgaaaatgtgatatagaaatcacaagttagtttctcgaagaaacaatattgatatgattttaaagtggttgaaatcatattgagatttttattagttttaaagttatcgagagtttggatatgcatgattaactgcatatttatatggatcattggatcatgatatatataaatatatgaaaatccctgaaggatagaaaatgtctgaagcttctaatatgaatacatctgaaaatatgtattctatcaagtttcaaagatccttatatgatctaaagcaatccaaacgcaaatggaaacaagctattattgcagtttatatatatgatttaaatgtcattgaggctccagaaaagctcatgaaaactgtacatatttgaaatataaatctgaaacccttgcggcttcaaggggaagatggatgatgttattagtcatgaaataccatattttaatataattaatatttcagattcatattatgggtttgatatgaagtgtgcattattaaagaagaaataaaatggagcacacagaacatctaccaaaagatagaaacacaaatatatttgtgaaatattattttattatcttgaagcaagaattacagaaatttgaggcactttgcctcattcttcaaacgctcttgttcttcaagaatctgcatggcatccctatctaaaggggtgggcaatcgaaaagaagatttaagcaaggattttaaattcttattctcttgctttattgattttatcgtgatgttggactccagaagaagtcgctgaagtataacaatattctcgtggagattgtcaactccacaagttctggattgcagtcgctgagaaaatgcgacaatggatgatgagtatcgggtaccgagactcacaagctcatagatagct
This is a stretch of genomic DNA from Carya illinoinensis cultivar Pawnee chromosome 3, C.illinoinensisPawnee_v1, whole genome shotgun sequence. It encodes these proteins:
- the LOC122304101 gene encoding APO protein 4, mitochondrial codes for the protein MALWKRPWQNDFGHFIGFLIHARLYSSKVDLSKLRPMILKRIESRAKEYPVRSMVPVAQEVLKARSVLFHGVSTLLKVFPVMACKFCPEVYIGEKGHLIQTCHGYKRRAKNRVHEWISGGVNDILVPVETFHLQNMFQDVIKHHQRFDFDRVPAVVELCLQAGAYPNDENLHSSSTIEHVPAGIEGADSLSPHELMMVANRTLKAWEMLRSGVLKLLLVYPAKVCKYCSEVHVGPSGHKARLCGVFKYESWRGGHFWKKAEVDDLVPPKIVWRRRPQDPPVLLDAHRDFYGHAPAVVDLCAQAGIIVPTKYNCAMKVQGLSGPVQLKVWSRI